A genome region from Struthio camelus isolate bStrCam1 chromosome 26, bStrCam1.hap1, whole genome shotgun sequence includes the following:
- the CNN2 gene encoding calponin-2 → MSSSQFNKGPSYGLSAEVKNRLAQKYDPQKEAELRTWIESVTGQQIGPDFQKGLKDGVILCELMNKLQPNSVRKINRSAQNWHQLENLSNFIKAMASYGMNPVDLFEANDLFESGNMTQVQVSLLALAGMAKTKGIQSGVDIGVKYSEKQQRNFDEAKMKAGQCVIGLQMGTNKCASQSGMTAYGTRRHLYDPKNQILPPMDHSTISLQMGTNKCASQVGMTAPGTRRHIYDAKMGLEKCDNSSMSLQMGSNQGANQSGQVFGLGRQIYDPKYCPQGNQSDVANATCDQSMDPPGYHYYHEEESY, encoded by the exons ATGAGCAGCTCCCAGTTCAACAAGGGCCCTTCCTACGGCCTCTCCGCCGAGGTCAAGAACCGG CTCGCCCAGAAGTACGACCCGCAGAAGGAGGCCGAGCTGAGGACATGGATCGAGAGCGTCACCGGGCAGCAGATCGGGCCCGACTTCCAGAAGGGGCTGAAGGACGGCGTGATCCTCTGCGA gcTCATGAACAAGCTGCAGCCCAACTCGGTGAGGAAGATCAACCGCTCGGCTCAGAACTGGCACCAG ctCGAGAACCTCTCCAACTTCATCAAGGCCATGGCCAGCTACGGCATGAACCCGGTTGACCTCTTCGAAGCCAACGACCTCTTTGAGAGCGGCAACATGACGCAGGTGCAGGTGTcgctgctggcgctggcgggCATG GCCAAGACCAAGGGGATCCAGAGTGGCGTGGACATCGGCGTCAAGTActcagagaagcagcagaggaactTCGACGAGGCCAAGATGAAGGCTGGGCAGTGCGTGATCGGGCTGCAG ATGGGCACTAACAAATGTGCCAGCCAGTCCGGCATGACGGCCTACGGCACCAGGAGGCACCTCTATGATCCCAAGAACCAGATCCTGCCTCCCATGGACCACTCCACCATCAGCCTCCAGATGGGCACCAACAAGTGTGCCAGCCAG GTGGGCAtgacagctcctggcaccaggaGACACATCTACGATGCCAAGATGGGCCTCGAGAAGTGTGACAACTCCTCCATGTCCCTGCAGATGGGCTCCAACCAGGGGGCCAACCAGAGTGGCCAGGTCTTTGGCTTGGGCCGCCAGATTTATGACCCCAAGTACTGCCCACAGGGCAACCAGAGCGATGTGGCCAACGCCACCTGTGACCAGAGCATGGACCCGCCGGGGTACCACTACTACCATGAGGAGGAGAGCTACTGA